A window of the Synechococcus sp. M16.1 genome harbors these coding sequences:
- a CDS encoding TolC family protein produces MRRISAGICLVAGVVSSGVPPALSEDAVQSESVLIDQATLPDAIDSKGARPKADPSDLTPAVEGLPPSLESLVAPPPLALPEEPAQVRIHELRPLTLEEALQLAEFNSPTLKAAASQVDQAKSSLRSEIASWYPTVDLTSSALPEYFASYSYRNPDFVSPDPLTGKPNNEFYGREWRVNGRLQVSWDLINPARVPQIAAARDRFERAGDAYLIALRDLRLEVQTAYFALQQSDAGVRIGQDSVKASLVSYRDARARFNAGVNTKLEVLEAETQLARDRNILTTNLRDQNEQRRNLARVLDLPQDVTPTAATPARPMGSWEPSLQESIVAAYNYSEELDQLILDISINNSQANASLAAVQPVVRFVNSTSASRTEGQNGRTSLSDIDMGDFTYGVQNSTALTASWRLFDGGRARAEYKRSKQAAEESRLNFARTRDQIRFQVESSFFGLRAAIQSLETTATEVLASRESLRLSQLRVQAGVGVQREVVNSQRDLTQAELKYARAITDYNLNLATLQRRTGLDALVACDAASLSGTKSESDPQPIPIEPTPLKTACPLVATDSSSVDQTESSPVQPLW; encoded by the coding sequence GTGCGCCGGATCTCCGCGGGTATTTGTCTCGTAGCGGGCGTTGTCTCTTCCGGTGTTCCCCCTGCGCTCAGCGAAGACGCAGTTCAATCTGAGTCGGTCTTGATTGATCAGGCCACCCTGCCGGACGCGATCGACTCGAAGGGTGCCCGTCCCAAGGCAGACCCCTCTGATTTGACTCCAGCAGTGGAGGGCTTGCCGCCATCCCTCGAGTCGTTGGTTGCTCCCCCTCCACTTGCTCTTCCCGAGGAGCCGGCGCAGGTGCGCATCCATGAGCTGCGCCCGCTCACACTCGAGGAAGCGCTTCAGCTCGCGGAGTTCAACAGTCCAACCCTCAAGGCTGCTGCAAGCCAGGTGGATCAGGCCAAGTCATCACTGCGCTCAGAAATTGCATCCTGGTATCCCACCGTTGACCTCACCTCAAGTGCTCTTCCCGAATATTTCGCTTCTTATTCCTATCGGAACCCAGATTTCGTCAGTCCAGATCCTCTGACCGGAAAACCAAATAATGAGTTTTATGGCCGTGAGTGGCGGGTTAATGGTCGATTGCAGGTGAGTTGGGATTTGATCAATCCCGCACGCGTTCCTCAGATCGCTGCTGCTCGAGACCGCTTCGAGCGAGCAGGAGACGCTTACCTGATTGCACTTCGTGATCTTCGTCTCGAGGTGCAGACGGCCTATTTCGCGTTGCAGCAGTCCGATGCGGGCGTGCGTATTGGCCAGGATTCTGTCAAGGCTTCATTGGTCAGCTATCGCGATGCGCGCGCGCGCTTCAACGCAGGTGTCAACACAAAGCTGGAGGTCCTGGAAGCGGAGACCCAGCTGGCGCGTGACCGCAATATCTTGACAACCAATCTGCGTGATCAGAACGAACAGCGTCGCAACTTGGCCAGGGTGCTCGATCTTCCGCAGGACGTCACTCCCACCGCTGCGACCCCCGCTCGACCCATGGGTTCATGGGAACCCTCACTTCAGGAAAGCATCGTTGCTGCTTACAACTACAGCGAAGAACTTGATCAACTCATCCTCGATATCTCCATTAATAACAGTCAAGCCAATGCGTCTCTGGCGGCAGTACAACCTGTTGTGCGCTTTGTGAATTCAACCTCGGCTTCGCGCACGGAAGGGCAAAACGGCCGGACATCTTTAAGTGATATTGATATGGGTGATTTCACCTATGGAGTTCAGAACAGCACGGCCCTTACGGCGAGTTGGCGTTTGTTTGACGGCGGGCGAGCTCGTGCTGAATACAAGCGCTCCAAGCAGGCTGCTGAGGAGAGTCGTCTCAATTTTGCGAGAACTCGCGATCAGATCCGTTTTCAGGTGGAGAGCAGCTTTTTTGGTCTGCGAGCCGCCATCCAGAGTCTTGAGACCACAGCCACTGAGGTTTTGGCATCACGTGAATCTCTTCGGCTCTCTCAGCTGCGGGTCCAAGCTGGAGTTGGGGTTCAAAGAGAGGTTGTCAATAGCCAACGTGATCTCACCCAGGCAGAGCTGAAATACGCACGTGCCATCACTGACTACAACCTCAATTTGGCAACGCTTCAGCGCCGCACGGGCTTGGATGCCCTAGTCGCCTGCGACGCTGCCTCACTTTCGGGAACCAAGTCGGAATCCGATCCGCAACCGATTCCAATTGAGCCCACGCCGCTGAAGACTGCTTGCCCGTTGGTGGCCACCGATAGTTCGTCGGTCGATCAAACTGAGAGCAGTCCTGTTCAGCCTCTGTGGTGA
- a CDS encoding inositol monophosphatase family protein, whose translation MVTSVLSDDQLGAVHLLLDRIRARQLQDFGQISSDVKPDGSLITDCDRWSDAALVEGLASIAPGEGVLSEEGSKTVPNTRAYWVVDPLDGTTNFAAGIPYWAISVARFVDGRPSEVFLDVPALNQRFVALRGRGATRNNQQLTSETRALVTSACVSLCSRSIRVLQRKPDQRFPGKIRLLGVASLNLVSVAMGQTIASLEATPKIWDLAAAWLVLDELGCPIRWLDADPAQLSPGEDVADLGFPVLAAGSWAHLARFLPWGEALVQP comes from the coding sequence GTGGTGACGTCGGTGCTCAGTGACGATCAACTGGGCGCTGTTCATCTGTTGCTGGATCGCATCCGTGCTCGTCAGCTTCAGGACTTTGGTCAGATCAGTTCCGATGTGAAGCCCGATGGTTCTTTAATTACTGACTGTGATCGCTGGAGCGATGCCGCTCTGGTGGAGGGGTTGGCCAGCATCGCTCCCGGTGAAGGCGTCCTCAGTGAGGAAGGATCTAAAACAGTTCCGAACACGAGGGCCTACTGGGTGGTGGACCCTTTGGACGGGACCACAAACTTTGCGGCGGGCATTCCTTATTGGGCGATTTCCGTGGCCCGTTTCGTCGATGGCCGTCCCAGTGAGGTTTTCCTGGATGTGCCAGCGCTGAATCAACGCTTTGTCGCATTGCGTGGTCGGGGTGCCACTCGAAACAATCAGCAATTGACCTCGGAGACCCGAGCTCTGGTAACCAGTGCTTGCGTTTCCCTGTGCAGCCGCTCGATTCGTGTGTTGCAGCGCAAACCGGATCAGCGTTTTCCCGGCAAGATCCGTTTGCTTGGTGTCGCCAGCCTCAATTTGGTGAGCGTTGCGATGGGGCAGACCATCGCTTCCCTAGAAGCCACGCCCAAGATCTGGGATCTGGCGGCGGCTTGGTTGGTGCTGGATGAGTTGGGTTGTCCGATTCGTTGGTTGGATGCGGATCCAGCGCAGCTCTCTCCAGGAGAGGACGTTGCCGACCTTGGCTTCCCTGTGCTGGCGGCCGGTTCATGGGCTCATTTGGCGCGTTTTCTCCCCTGGGGAGAGGCCCTAGTGCAGCCCTGA